The sequence below is a genomic window from Gammaproteobacteria bacterium.
GACTACTGGATATCCGCCTGGTCAATCCCTCCGCCGGACGCGAGTTCGAATGGGGTGGTGACCGCTTTGATAAAACCGATGCGGTTAAAAAGATACTCGTTGTCGGTGGTGGGCCCGCTGGCATGGAAGCGGCACGGGTTGCCGCCGAGCGCGGCCACCATGTCACCCTGTGCGAGGCGCTGGGGGATCTTGGCGGGCAGTTCCGGTTAGCCGGGCTCGCCCCCCGCCGCGGCCAGATCACCGAACTAATGGGTTGGTATCTGCGTCAGTTTGAGCAACTCGGTGTCGAGGTGCGTTACTTTTCACCCATGGATGAACAGGACATCATCGAGTTCGGTGCCGATGATGTCGTGCTGGCCACCGGTTCGATGCCCGATGGGCTCGCAAAACAACGCTGGTTACCCGAGGCCGACGAGTTGCCGGGTCTAAGTAACGGCAAGGTATATGCCTGCGAAGAAGTCTACCGCGACCAGGCCGAGCTCGGCAAATCGGTCATCGTGCTCGACGAGGGCGGTAACTGGCGTGGTACCGGCACCGCCTGGTACCTGGCCGACAAGGGTCACGAGATTAGCATCGTTACTCCCGATCCGATGATTGGGCAGGAGCTAGCGCGCACCACTTCGGATTCGCCGATTCGCCAAAATCTCGCCAGGCTGGGTGCAAATTTTATACTCGAATCGGTCATCGAACACTGGCATGGCGACCGTGCTGAAATCCGTTCGCTGCTTGACGGCTCGACGTCGAGCATCGAGGCATCGGCAATCGTCACCGCCACCACTAACGTGGTTTACAACGACGTTGAGCTCGCGTTAAGCGAAACCGAGGTTCGTTTTCACGTGATTGGCGATGCCGCTGCTCCACGCCAGGCTCCTTACGCGTTTCACGATGGCCGCAAGATCGGCATGGCCCTGTAAGACGATGGCAACCCGGCGCAGAAGACAGGGTGGCAGCGCGGCACGGAGAGCCGCAGTAGCCAGTGCCGCGATCGTGCATCATCCGGAAATCAAGCGCGGCATCCCGATCATGGAAGTTACCAACCAGGAAGGTGTTGAGCTGATTCATGATTTTGCAATGCGCGTCGTCGAGCAGATCGGTTGTGACTTCCAGGACCCGGAATCGCTCGACTACTGGCGCCAGACCGGTGCCGAGATCGACGCTGAGCGAGTCAGGATCGGGCGCGCGGAACTGCTCGAGCTGATCGGCAAGATACCGTCGTCTTACGTCCATCATGCGCGCAACCCTGAACGTTCGGTGCGCGTCGGTGACGGGCATGCGGTGGTGTCGCCCTCTTACGGCGCACCTTTCGTGCGCGACATGGAAGGTGAGCGCCGCTACGCGACGCTGGAAGATCTCAACAACCTGCAAAAACTCAACCACATGGCGTCGACCGTGCATATCGCCGGCGGCACTATCGTCGAACCGGTCGACATCCCGGTGCCGCACCGGCATATGCACATGGCTTACAGCGGCCTCAAATACTCCGACAAACCGATCATCGGCAACGTGACCGCGCGTGAGCGGGCCGAGGATACGGTCGACATGATGAAGCTCGTCTTCGGCGAAGAATTTGCGACCAACAACACCGTCACCACCTCGTTGATCAACGCCAATTCCCCGCTGGTATGGGACGAAACCATGCTCGACGCACTCAAGGTTTACGCGATGAATAACCAGGCGGTCATGTGTTCGCCGTTTTCGATGGCAGCCGCGAGCACACCGGCCAGCAATGTCGGCACGGTCGGCGTGGTGCTCGCCGAGGCGCTGATGGCAATGGCGATGACGCAGATTATTCGCCCCGGCGCGCCCATGCTGTTCGGGGTGCCCGCGATGACGGTTGCACTCAATAGCGGTGCGCCGGTGCACGGTTCGCCGGACTCGGCGATGGTGCAGTTCCTGTCGAGTTCGATGGCGCGTTACTACAAGCTGCCACACCGCGCGATTCTGAATGTTGCGACATCGAAATCAGGCGACATGCAGGCAGCTTACGATTCGATGTGGGGGCTGTTTCCGAGCATGCTGTCCGATGCCAACTGGTTGACGATGGCGGGCGGCATGCTGGAAGGCGCCCTAACCGTCGGCTACGGCAAGACCATGATCGATTTCGAACAGCTAGATGCCTTTTATCATTTCCTGCAGGGCCCGGATTTCAGCGATATCGAGGAGGTTTTCGAAGCCACCAAACGGGTTGGGCCCGGCGGGCACTTCCTCGGTGAAACGCACACGCTCAACAGCAATCTTTTCATCTTCGATTCACAGCACAATAATTCCTACGAGCAATGGGACGCCGACGGTCGACTCGACAGCGAGGCAGTCGGGGTGCGCAAGGCAAAACAGTGGCTGCAAAAATACGAACTCCCACCGCTCGATGAAGCACTTGACGAAGCGTTACTGGACTATATCGAGCAGCGCGGCCGCGAAATTCCAGCCAGCTGAGAATTTATCTGCCCGACGCTAGCAAGCCAACCCGGGATTGAACTAGACTGCCCGGATGTATCCATACCTGTACCATGCGATGCGACATAACTAAAGCGTAGGATGAGAAAAAATTTTTTATCGCGTAAAGAATATCTAATCCCCTAGACCATCAATTTGTTCCAGAGCATGATCGAGTAAAACCTGCGCTATCACCTGCCCTTTGGCAGGCGTGGCCAGGGTCGCCTGGCCAAATACACCCGAACGCGACCACAAGCCTTGCCCCTTGTTGCGGGTTAGGCGGCCCTCGCCCTCGGCACCATCATCGACTGCAAGGCTCATATTCACAACATCGGGCGCAATATGCAGCATTAGCGAAGTTTCGTGTTCGTCGGCATGCGATCCGTATTGTTGCTCGAGTAAACCGGCGGGCAGCGATTGCAAGGCTTCATCGAGGCTCAGGTATTCGAGGATAACGTCTCGATCCAGCATTCGTCTGGCCTCGGCGAGCGGCTGCAGCGTCGACAAGCCGGTATTAACGACATAAAAACGCGACAGTCCAAAACCAGCCAGGCTGGTGCAGGTGTCAACGATAACATCGCGCGCGGTTTCG
It includes:
- a CDS encoding FAD-dependent oxidoreductase, which encodes LLDIRLVNPSAGREFEWGGDRFDKTDAVKKILVVGGGPAGMEAARVAAERGHHVTLCEALGDLGGQFRLAGLAPRRGQITELMGWYLRQFEQLGVEVRYFSPMDEQDIIEFGADDVVLATGSMPDGLAKQRWLPEADELPGLSNGKVYACEEVYRDQAELGKSVIVLDEGGNWRGTGTAWYLADKGHEISIVTPDPMIGQELARTTSDSPIRQNLARLGANFILESVIEHWHGDRAEIRSLLDGSTSSIEASAIVTATTNVVYNDVELALSETEVRFHVIGDAAAPRQAPYAFHDGRKIGMAL
- a CDS encoding trimethylamine methyltransferase family protein produces the protein MPLLHARLLTRFTMAARSAWPCKTMATRRRRQGGSAARRAAVASAAIVHHPEIKRGIPIMEVTNQEGVELIHDFAMRVVEQIGCDFQDPESLDYWRQTGAEIDAERVRIGRAELLELIGKIPSSYVHHARNPERSVRVGDGHAVVSPSYGAPFVRDMEGERRYATLEDLNNLQKLNHMASTVHIAGGTIVEPVDIPVPHRHMHMAYSGLKYSDKPIIGNVTARERAEDTVDMMKLVFGEEFATNNTVTTSLINANSPLVWDETMLDALKVYAMNNQAVMCSPFSMAAASTPASNVGTVGVVLAEALMAMAMTQIIRPGAPMLFGVPAMTVALNSGAPVHGSPDSAMVQFLSSSMARYYKLPHRAILNVATSKSGDMQAAYDSMWGLFPSMLSDANWLTMAGGMLEGALTVGYGKTMIDFEQLDAFYHFLQGPDFSDIEEVFEATKRVGPGGHFLGETHTLNSNLFIFDSQHNNSYEQWDADGRLDSEAVGVRKAKQWLQKYELPPLDEALDEALLDYIEQRGREIPAS
- a CDS encoding creatininase family protein, whose amino-acid sequence is MKHGVKLETLSWIEAEQWFESNPVVVIPLGAAAKEHGPHLPLNNDAIIATWLAEEIRQRLPVVIAPLINASFYPAFIEYPGSISLRRETARDVIVDTCTSLAGFGLSRFYVVNTGLSTLQPLAEARRMLDRDVILEYLSLDEALQSLPAGLLEQQYGSHADEHETSLMLHIAPDVVNMSLAVDDGAEGEGRLTRNKGQGLWSRSGVFGQATLATPAKGQVIAQVLLDHALEQIDGLGD